Proteins found in one Mucilaginibacter gracilis genomic segment:
- a CDS encoding DUF6986 family protein, whose translation MKLSISESDKTALLNTLGTANIEFQKKYPGDKPDRQAVHTVYGGANLFKADTTVKMGEIALKNLQTYAPNFVTLANVLKLDGYEHLPHLESDIAKLTAKLDAMTEAERKEETAWLAYSVYNKIVKKLQTEAVEDFRIDFEDGFGNRPDAEEDATAVNAANELALGMANGTISPFIGIRIKPFTEDLKARGVRTLDIFLSTLFEKTDGKLPDNFVVMLPKVTIPEQVVTLVNLFEIIEKVNNLPAGYLKMETMVEATQIVMDDEGRNPLFRIIKASQGRCIAAHFGTYDYTASCGITAKYQTMAHSVCDFAHHMTKVALGGTGIFLSDGATNVMPIGPHRGDNLSFEQLKENRDSVHNAWKTGYTHTMHSLINGMYQGWDLNPAQLPMRYAATYNFFLSSYSDAVFRLKTFVERAAISTLTGDIFDDAATGQGLLNFFLKAMNCGAITEEEALATGLTLDEIRSRSFFRILEGRRKK comes from the coding sequence ACTGTATATGGCGGTGCCAACCTTTTTAAAGCAGATACTACGGTTAAAATGGGCGAAATAGCCCTTAAAAACCTGCAAACCTATGCACCTAACTTTGTAACCCTGGCCAACGTTTTAAAGCTGGATGGTTATGAGCACCTGCCGCATTTAGAAAGCGATATTGCCAAATTAACCGCTAAGTTAGATGCCATGACCGAGGCAGAGCGCAAAGAAGAAACTGCATGGCTGGCCTATTCGGTATACAACAAGATAGTTAAGAAATTACAAACTGAAGCCGTAGAAGATTTTAGGATAGATTTTGAAGATGGCTTTGGTAACCGCCCCGATGCCGAAGAAGATGCAACAGCCGTTAACGCAGCTAACGAATTAGCTTTAGGTATGGCTAACGGTACAATTTCGCCATTCATTGGTATCCGCATCAAGCCGTTTACAGAAGATTTGAAAGCGCGCGGCGTGCGCACACTGGATATTTTCCTCAGCACCTTGTTCGAAAAAACAGATGGTAAACTGCCCGATAATTTTGTGGTAATGCTGCCCAAGGTTACCATACCCGAGCAGGTTGTAACGTTGGTTAATTTATTCGAAATTATAGAAAAGGTAAACAACCTACCCGCCGGTTACCTTAAAATGGAAACTATGGTGGAGGCTACCCAAATAGTGATGGACGACGAGGGCCGCAACCCTTTGTTCCGCATTATTAAAGCCAGCCAGGGCCGCTGTATTGCCGCCCATTTTGGCACTTATGATTATACGGCGTCGTGCGGAATTACTGCCAAATACCAAACCATGGCCCACTCCGTGTGCGATTTTGCGCACCACATGACCAAGGTTGCCCTTGGCGGTACAGGTATATTTCTGTCGGACGGTGCAACTAATGTTATGCCTATCGGTCCGCACAGGGGAGATAACCTGAGCTTCGAACAACTGAAGGAGAATCGCGATTCGGTACATAACGCATGGAAAACGGGTTATACCCACACCATGCATTCGTTAATAAATGGCATGTACCAGGGCTGGGACCTTAACCCGGCACAATTGCCCATGCGCTACGCTGCAACCTATAACTTTTTTTTAAGCAGCTATAGCGATGCCGTATTCCGCTTAAAAACGTTTGTTGAAAGGGCGGCAATATCAACCCTTACCGGAGATATTTTTGACGATGCAGCAACCGGACAAGGTTTACTAAACTTTTTTTTAAAAGCCATGAACTGCGGTGCCATAACCGAAGAAGAAGCTTTGGCAACAGGTTTAACGCTGGACGAAATACGCAGCCGCTCGTTTTTCAGGATATTGGAAGGTAGACGAAAAAAGTAA
- the ade gene encoding adenine deaminase yields MQITAKLVDIKNKSIYPARVSFADGRITAVEKIAVTDESALAYIMPGFVDAHVHVESSMLVPAEFARLAVVHGTVGTVNDPHEIANVCGLAGVEYMIENGKTVPFKFNFGAPSCVPATTFETAGAVLDAADVAKLLERDEVKYLAEMMNFPGVLNGDAEVLAKIKSALAAGKPVDGHAPGLRGEQAGQYIKAGISTDHECFTAEEALDKLNYGMKILIREGSAAKNFDALINLLHDYPNHMMFCSDDKHPDSLVASHINELCSRAVHKDVDVFKVLQAACINPVEHYKLDIGLLQPGQPADFILVNDLRNFEVLQTYIDGVLVAENGVSLIESSTAGLVNNFRVTEKTPGDFAFEVNQLYNELTPVIEAIDGQLITNKLLVKLTPENGLLKPDLKDDILKIAVVNRYHNAPIAKSFIKNFGLTEGAIASSVAHDSHNIVVVGVDDDSICKAVNLIIKAQGGISCVSNTDETVLALPVAGLMSTGNGYDVARAYTAIDAKAKLMGSTLSAPFMTLSFMALLVIPHLKLSDKGLFDGSTFALI; encoded by the coding sequence ATGCAAATAACTGCCAAACTGGTTGATATTAAGAACAAAAGCATCTATCCCGCAAGGGTAAGCTTTGCCGATGGCAGGATAACCGCTGTGGAAAAAATTGCTGTGACCGATGAATCGGCTTTAGCCTATATTATGCCCGGCTTTGTTGATGCGCATGTGCATGTGGAAAGTTCGATGTTGGTACCGGCGGAGTTTGCAAGGTTAGCAGTAGTGCATGGCACCGTAGGCACCGTTAACGACCCGCACGAAATTGCCAATGTGTGTGGCCTGGCGGGGGTTGAATACATGATAGAAAACGGTAAAACCGTGCCGTTTAAGTTTAATTTTGGTGCCCCAAGCTGTGTACCTGCCACTACATTTGAAACCGCTGGAGCGGTATTAGATGCCGCCGACGTAGCTAAATTATTAGAACGCGACGAGGTTAAATATCTGGCCGAAATGATGAACTTCCCCGGCGTGTTGAACGGGGATGCCGAAGTTTTAGCGAAAATAAAAAGTGCCTTAGCTGCCGGAAAGCCCGTTGATGGACACGCGCCCGGTTTGCGCGGCGAACAGGCCGGCCAATACATTAAGGCCGGCATTAGCACCGACCATGAATGCTTTACTGCCGAAGAAGCACTGGATAAGCTGAACTACGGCATGAAGATACTGATACGTGAGGGCAGCGCCGCTAAAAACTTTGATGCGCTGATAAACCTGCTGCATGATTACCCCAACCATATGATGTTTTGCAGCGACGATAAGCACCCCGATAGCTTAGTTGCCAGCCACATAAACGAACTTTGCAGCCGTGCCGTACATAAAGACGTTGATGTATTTAAGGTACTGCAAGCTGCTTGTATTAACCCGGTTGAGCATTATAAATTAGATATTGGCCTGCTGCAACCCGGCCAGCCTGCCGATTTTATTTTGGTTAACGATTTGCGAAACTTTGAGGTTTTGCAAACTTACATTGATGGTGTTTTGGTTGCCGAAAACGGTGTTTCGTTAATTGAAAGCAGCACGGCGGGCCTGGTTAACAATTTCCGGGTAACAGAAAAAACGCCGGGTGATTTTGCGTTTGAGGTTAACCAACTATACAACGAGTTAACACCAGTTATTGAGGCTATCGACGGGCAACTTATTACCAACAAACTATTGGTAAAACTAACACCCGAAAATGGTTTACTCAAGCCCGACCTTAAAGATGATATTTTAAAAATAGCGGTTGTTAACCGTTACCATAATGCGCCCATCGCGAAAAGTTTTATCAAAAATTTTGGTTTAACCGAGGGCGCCATAGCATCGTCGGTGGCACACGATAGCCATAACATTGTAGTTGTTGGTGTTGATGATGATAGTATTTGCAAAGCTGTAAACCTTATTATTAAAGCCCAAGGCGGCATTAGCTGCGTGAGCAATACCGATGAAACTGTTTTGGCACTGCCCGTTGCAGGCTTAATGAGCACCGGCAATGGCTATGATGTTGCCAGAGCTTATACCGCTATTGATGCCAAGGCCAAGCTGATGGGCTCAACCCTCTCTGCCCCTTTCATGACGCTTTCTTTTATGGCACTCCTGGTAATACCCCATTTAAAACTAAGCGACAAGGGTTTGTTTGATGGCAGCACTTTTGCCTTAATTTAA